TTCTTATGTTGAACATCACAGAAACATCAATGCTGCTGTTCAGTACTCCAGGACACACAGCACTGGCAGCCACTACACAGACAGTGTGAAACCCGGTGTAGCTCAGTCCAGTCACAACGATGTTGTTGTCAGTCACTTCCACTGAACCACTCACTGCCTCCAACCACACTGCCATAAAATGTTATCGCTGTCCCAAACATTTCGCTATTGCTAACCAAAAGCGTAACTTGTCCAGTTAACTGGTCAACCACTGAGTAAATTTCAATTACAGTGCTGAAACTATTCTTACCTGCAGTAATTATAGTGAAGTTCCCGACTTGAGGATCAGACGTAGAACCACCAGCAAAACAAGTCACCACAGAACCATTTAGTGACTCAGTGACTACCAACTCAAGAGTGCATGGACATCCTTGTTGGCTCATTGTGGGGACTGATCATACTAACAATGAATGGTCCACATACACCTGCGCTATTTGGGGAGGCTGTGTGGGTGATAACAGTATTGCAGTCTCTTGGTAGACGAGGAGCGACTCTCCAACGAGACAGGTCGTCAGGACTGTCATGAGAACAAGTGAGGCTGACGGTAGTGTTTGGACACACTTGAAGGAACCCATCAATCACAGTGCCACCATCGCTACTGACTTCTAAACTGCTCACAGCATCTATAATTGTCACAGCATTGATTTTAATAGTTATAACTctagaacaataattattgtgcctACTTTATACTCCGAGGCGTACCTGTGCCTTTTTGGGGAAAACCTAGCACAGCTACAAAAATCTGCGAGGATAATAACAAAAATGCTAGATCTATTGCTAAATGTAACCTTAATATGATGTAACTTACATATGCAGATAGATCGACAAGCCTCATTATCCACCGTTTGTTCTCCCATAGATCTTATCTACTCGTACTCTTGCCGCGCCCATAATTATGCGCGATATGCATACACGGCTCAAACGCTGCCCATGCAGTTAAGATAAtgatttcataattattatgaatgtCACCAGATGGGTTATGAATCATAACCCATCTGGTGACGCCCTGGTGACACCCGGGCTTATAAACAGTGACATTCTATACTAGTCTAAATGtcctattaattttatacaacGACAGTAAGCTCTGCTAACTAGATTTAGAGGTAGATCTAGTCTAATTATACTCATTAGATATATAGATCCAGATGTGATCTACAGCTGGCCTTTATATTCTAGACTATAGGCAGCCTGCTATAGAgccctataataattaataattataaaactgaCCACAACAATTTTCCTCAATAGATTCTCAgtgttgtgagggtgtgttCAGTAGGTCTAATTATCTTTCCACATTTAACATGTAAGTTTAAACCAAATTAAACGCAACCACTAATTTATATTAATCTGCAGATACTGCAAGCAGTTTAGAAGTCAGTATAGCGGCGGTGGCAATGTGATTGATAGGGCCCTCCAAGTGTGTCCAGGCACTACCGTCAGCCTCACCTGTTCTCATGACAATGTTATTGATCTGACTCGTTGGAGAGTCACTCCTCCTCTACCAATGGACTGCGATATTGTTATCACTCACACAGCCTCCCCAAATAGTGCAGGTGTATGTGGACCATTCATTGTTAGTATGATCAGTTCACGCAATGAGCCAACAAGGATGTCCACTCTTGAGTTGGTAGTCACCGAGTCACTAAATGGTACTGTGGTGACTTGTTTTGCTGGTGCTTCTACATCTGATCCTCGAGCTGGGAACTTCACTATTCAAATTATCGTAGGTGAGAACATAGTTTCCATTAGCTCCAATTGAAAATGTATATACTCTTACCTATCTATCTATTATGTAGAGGGTATATTCGTCACTTAATACTAACTTTTTTGGTCGTTgtgattatcataattattacggtaTACAGAACCTTCCACTCCAACTGTTGATAGTGTGGAACACTCAGTGGTTGACAGGTTAACCGGACAAATTACACTTTTGGTCAGCAGTAGCGGCACATTTGGTACAGCGATAACATTTTATGGCAGTGTGGTTGGAGGCAGTGGTTTAGTGGAAGTGACTGGGAGCATTATCACTGTGACTGGATTAAGCTACACTGAGTCTCACACTGTCAGTGTGGTGGCTACCAGTGCTGTGTGTCCAGGAGTGCTGAACAGCAGCGTCATTTTTGTTCCTGTGATGTTCAACATAAGAAGTGAGTGGACCACCGGAGTTTGTATTTCTCACAAATTTTGGTGTTTTCTCAGCTCCTGTACTGACTCGACCAACTGGATTCGTTGACTGTTCCAATCCATCGTTGCCAATCAGTGGATCATGGAGTTTGATGGAGGGAGTAAGCAAAGAATATATCCATcaaaattatatgcatgcatacatcacAGGTTCAGAGCAGCAGTGACTCGGATGTTCAGTTGACTCCTCCCCAAATTGGTGCACCAACCATAACCTTTACTTCTTCAGCCAGGAGTTTCAGTGGCAATGCAGTGTTTGTTCCTGATTCATCCTACCAGCTCACGAACACAGTGGAGAATGATGTGTACACTTTAACTGTAACTGTGACTAATGCAGCTGGATCAAGCAGGAGTGTCTGAAAGAGTTGATGGTAAGCTCTCAAGTATTTCTTTTGCTGTGAGAAGAACCTCTATCCTGATGTTGTAGTTACTCCCTTCATAATTGATGACAGTACGCTGAGAACAATAAATTGCCTCACGTTCTCTCTCGGTCAAAACTGTGCCTCTGAACAAAGTGGAAACTTCCTTATCCAGTTTGAACAAGGAAATGGTTTATGTCGAGACTTGCGTCAATCAGATTTCAGCACCTCCACCATACAACTGACGTCACAGTCGACTTGTGTACCTGTCGTCTCATCCGCTAATCTGTGCTATCATGCAATATTGATGTACAATGGAATGATAATTGATACTCGAACTAATCTCGACTTTGCTGGGTGCCCCATAAATGTCCTTGATTCTTTCCTGGCAGATGGTGTTTCCTACCAGCTTGACGGAGAAGTCACTAGCGGCAACGTGTCTCACCGTACGACTGCTACTCTGAGCTGTACCGAAACTTTTGCCTCAGTATCTGGAGCAGctgtggtgacatgtgttgacGGTCAGTGGAACAACATGGGCATACAGTGGTGTTCTAGATCATGTGCAGGTATATGTGTAATTGTTCACCAATGTATGTTATTGTACACATAACTCTACAGAATCCATATCTCTGACATTCGTACTCACCTTGTTTTTTGGAGTCTTGGTTACCGTCTTGATAAATTTGGcaatggtgtacatgtacaagaggTCTAAAAAGGTAACTCTGcaaactgaaactgaaatgATACCACCACCTGCGATATACGAAGAGCCAGGAGACATTAAAACAGACCCCAACACTCAGGGAAATGTCGCCTATGGACATGTGCAGCCTCTTCGGCAGTAAGTGGAACTTTTAGATTAGTTGCAGTGGAttgaataatattattttattgttttCTGTGAACATTATAATCCTCATAATACATAGTTCTTTTTTGCCCAAACTTTTCATATTTAGTGAGTCCTAGGCccagataattatttttagttTCTATACCTATCATAATTCTGCATCATTTTTTCTTTCTAAATTGAAGTCAAAGGTCGTGCCCATGGCAGCTCTTTTTATACTCACAACACGCTCAGGATTCCAAAACAACTATGTTTAATCATTAGACTCAGAAGCCAGCTTACTAAATAGATATCATGCTAACACTGACTCACCGGTACAATGTTTCGACAGGTCCTGTGCAGTCCAGCTGCTGCTCAAATAGAGTCTTTGGATTCTTCACTTACAAGAGCTAGTCAGACATGAGATTGAATTATTCGACTGCTCGACCATGATAACTGTTTTTCTACTTGGCAGTGCACTGGTGTCAGTGAGGGAAAAGTAAATTTTTCCGTCGTTTCCGATGACCTGTATATATGTAGAAGaattgcgcatgcacagagtCACGCTGATCTACTTCTGAAGACTATACTGTCTAGAtaggcgtggcctgtccaccAAAAGAAGGGTGGACATTGATTTCAAGCCTATATCTGGATTTTTACTGACGATGAGCCCCTGGAGCCTGGACCATTCATGATGGCTCCAgtccagcccctccccttcttGTAGCAAGCTGAGCTCTGCGGTTAGAGGCATGGCCAATAAATTATTCATAACTTTGGTGGTTTTGGTTTTTgggcgggccacgcccatctttaTTAGATGTCAGTCAGCAGTTTGCTAATATTAAAATTTATTCTGGTCAATTCTAGACAAGTCAACTCAATTGCGCTAGGGAATCTGTAGCCTGACAACTCGACAAGATGAAGCTGTTAAGTGTGTCCCTCTTAGCGTGTCTTCTGTTGAGCATCGGAGGTGAGCAGAGTTACATAATCAGAGCTGTTTGTTGCTCAAAAAGAGTTGTGACCACATCCATTGTTCATGTtgtagctagctctgtttCTATCCGCACAGCTACAGCACAcgcacagcacacacacacacactgcatgcaaaTGGTTTTGCTGATTGTAAGAGCTACTCATATTAATATTTACTGtacctagatctataaaaataataattatcattgtatGACATGATTGTCATTCTTGTTCTTAAGCACACAACCTCACTCTGACGCGCGCTGTGATTGCTTAGAAGTTGGCTTAGTATGTATTTATTAACAGAAAAGCATCCGTAGTTTATTCGGGGTGTTTCTTTAAGTGCGCTCTAGCTGTACTTGTTTTGAATACattgggtgtgtgtgtttagatcctttgtcaaaggctttgatgtacatgtatgggtgAACCTTACCCTTGATGTGCCCACACACTGGTCGATTGGTGGTATTTTGTACCTAACCACCTATAGACAAAAATAGCCTCCTCTATAAACAAAAGAGAAACACCACACCTTATAGAGAAACACTTCATAGACCTGTTGTTTTTAGGCAAATTTGTGTATTGAGATTGAGATTGACCACTTTGAAAATTCTAGTCACATCACAGACACGATAACTACTCTCAATGAATTCTCCTTTATAGAGTCTCAAATCATCACTGTATCGCCCGCTGGCAACCAGACCGTGCCTGCTGGAAGTGATGTCAACATTACGTACACCTGCAACGTACCAACTGGGTTTATCGTAGAGTGGGTGTTCGGCGAGGTGCAACTCAGTCCCGGGTCATCAAATGCACAACTCCTCGCCCAAAATGGAGTCATACTTGATCCGCCCACCGAGGGCCGGACGACCAACATCATTGTGACGAGGCTTGGCAGAGAAACGTTTGGTAGTAACATCCAACTGCGTTGCTCGGCTTTGCAACAGTCACCTGTTAGAATTGTGTTCGGAGACAGCTACTATGTGCGAACATTTGGTGAGTTTGTGTGGTGTGTCCATCCATGCATGATATGTGTGTTGTCTGGCATGTATAGTGTAATAACTGCACTGTATTGTATGTTGGCCGGGCCGGTTGTTCAagtttataatattattaagcTTCTTTGCAAAAGTGTGTATGTACCAGCGCTTGTTCCGTGATATGCTGCCTGTAATTTATAGCCTTAAAGAGTACGTGTCATACATTGTTTAGTAACAACCAATGTAAAACATGTAGGTATCACAATCGTACAATCACCAGATTAGAGAGTTTgtcttataataatttataagctTAATTATGCCAATGTATTACCCCGTTAAGTATGTAAACTTGTATGACATGCAATGTAACTgtgcctacacacacacacacacacacacacacacacacacacacacacacacacacatccacccccacgcacgcacacacacacacacacacacacacacacacatccacccccacgcacgcacacacacacacacacacacacacacacacatccacccccacgcacgcacacacacacacacacacacacacacacacatccacccccacgcacgcacacacacacacacacacacacacacacacacacacacacacacacacacacccccacgcacgcacacatacagatATCCCTGGTCCTCCTGAGAACTTTGCGTTCAACCCGATCCCTACTGACACAACTCGACTTGTCCTGTCTTGGGACCAACCCGGTAACACCATCATCGATGAAGATGACCCCGTCACTACCACCTACACTGTGACTGTGACTGGACCAACCTTCAACTTCAACGTGACCACTACAGACACGAGTTACGAGTTTACGGATGAGTTAAACGAGGCGTGTGCAACGCACGATATCTTTGTGTCGGCTAGTAACGCTGCTGGTCAGGGAATAAACGTCACACGGCAAGAAACCATCCCTattagtgagtgtgtgtgtgaagtgtggaGGGGGCGTATTGATGTATATACATCAGTTGTTTCTTGATAGTGTGTTGAATTGGCATTGCATTTGCTGACATGCTTTGTTTGTGTAGCATGTAACAAGAATGTAATATCAGCTAGTGCAGTAATTACTGTGTACCTGatacctacatgtagatacAGTTTCATGGGTATAGTCACATCTAGTGTTAGTGTAACAGTACTGAGCGTATGTTTACTATATAGTAAGTGTACATATCTTAGAATATATACTAACTACCTCTGACTTCATCTGCCATGGTTTCTGCTGCAGCTCCTGACATCAGAGATCTGAGCAGTTCACTGAGAGTGTCTAGAATCAACCTCTCTGGTGGGAGTGTGGCTGTCGACGTcaccttcaatgtgagtctcGTACGAATAGCAAAACCTGTCTAATTGTAACCACCCTAATCCTGTGGTCACCTTAACTCTAGCCGTCAGCAGGTCACCCTTTTTAATTTAGCCACATGTAGACCCCAAAGGTCACCCTCTTTTAagtcactgcatgtgtttaGACTAGTGATCGATAGTAAGCCACTTCTTTATTCCAGCGATGGTAGACAAGTTTCACTGTAAAATAGTATGTACAAGTATGTAGCACATTGACGTCCTTCTAAAACATGTATGTGTAGCggacagtaataattattgatatgGACCCATTGTGTTTACCATACTTAATACTAAGCCAGCTCAaaaacatctacatgtatagcatgcATGTCCTTCTGTGaatcaataatttattgcgCTTATTGAGCTAACTGGAATATTATGGCTTTCCATTCCCTGCTGCTCTGTCATGACAACTAATAATGTGTTGATTATTAGTGTGTGTAAACAAGACCATATGGGGGGACTATACAGTCAGCTAGTGCAAGGTTGCTTGTTGATGTACTAGCTGTCAGGCTCTTAAACACATCATAATTG
This is a stretch of genomic DNA from Halichondria panicea chromosome 1, odHalPani1.1, whole genome shotgun sequence. It encodes these proteins:
- the LOC135344956 gene encoding uncharacterized protein LOC135344956, whose translation is MDCDIVITHTASPNSAGVCGPFIVSMISSRNEPTRMSTLELVVTESLNGTVVTCFAGASTSDPRAGNFTIQIIVEPSTPTVDSVEHSVVDRLTGQITLLVSSSGTFGTAITFYGSVVGGSGLVEVTGSIITVTGLSYTESHTVSVVATSAVCPGVLNSSVIFVPVMFNIRTPVLTRPTGFVDCSNPSLPISGSWSLMEGVQSSSDSDVQLTPPQIGAPTITFTSSARSFSGNAVFVPDSSYQLTNTVENDVYTLTVTVTNAAGSSRSV